Part of the Suricata suricatta isolate VVHF042 unplaced genomic scaffold, meerkat_22Aug2017_6uvM2_HiC HiC_scaffold_490, whole genome shotgun sequence genome is shown below.
CTGTGTTTGTAGAGAAGCAGAAATTTGGTAGCAGTGGAGAGGTGACCCGAATGCAGGAAGGACTTCTGAGGTGAGTGACATGtgcaagggaggaagaaggatgTTGGCAGGTTGTGGGACTGACGTGAAATTAAAGAACAGCTAGAATCCCAGGTCAACAATCGTGTAGTCAGAGTTTTATTCATGAGGCAAATTTTTTATAGATACTTCTACGTATTGTTCATCTCAAAACCCATTCAGTTTGGAAACAATGGTCAGGGAGAGCTATATGGGAGAAGCCCTGAACGTCACGATTCTATTTGAGTCCTCATCCAGGGCAGTAAGTTTGTTCCACTTTGTGAGCCTGCAGACAGTGCTCCAAACATACCCATGCATTGACTGTAGTCATTATGTAGCCCGATAATAATTAAGAAACatcaataatttattaattaataaagaGAATGATTCTAATGGCTATTCCGTAACACATGCCTTCGTATTTTGAACAGAACTCCTTTGGTGGAGCGTGGCTGTGAACGTACTGAAGGGCATCAAGGTGGAGAAATCCTGGACCCGGTTAGGAGACTTCCTGTGCATGAGGGATATCCCACTGGAAGCAAGTCCTGTGAATGTGCTAAGTGTAGAGATGGTTTTTTTCCTGAGAAGCTGGGGAGATCTCCCCCAAGTCTCAAACCGAGTCCCAGGGAGGACTGCGGGCCGGCCTGCAGCTCCATCTCGATCATCAGCACGCGGGTGGACACAGACCTTGTAGAGAAGCCCTGTGAAGGTCTGAACACCGGGAGAACCTCTGAGACTTATGCAGAACATCTCAGCAGGAAGAAATCTCTAGAGTGCAAGAAATGCGGGAAAGCTTTCACTGGCACAGCCACCTTTCAGGGTCATGTGCAAGGCCACTGTGGACAGAGTGTGCATGCTTGTGAtgtgtgtgggaaagccttcaggcATCACTCTGATCTTGCACGTCATGTGAAAACTCACACTGGGAAGAGACCCTATCGATGTCCGGAGTGTCGGCGAACCTTCGAGGATATGTCGGGCCTGCAAAAACATGTGAGAACACATGCTTGGGAGAATCCCTATAAATGTCAGCTTTGTGGGCAATCCTTCCCTGTTCAGCTCTCCTTTCTAGTCCATGTGAGAAGTCACACAAGGGACAGACCCTtgaaatgtaaggaatgtggggaaACTTTCAAGAAGCATCTACCTTTTGAGCATCACATGAGCACACACAATGTAGTGAAACCCTACGAATGTCAGGAGTGTGGCAAAACCTTCAAGTATCACCCAGACCTGCGAGTACATATGAGCACACACACTGGGGAGAGACCCTATGAATGTGAGGAGTGTGGGAAATCTTTCCGGAAGTATGGCCATTTAAAATGTCACATGACCACACACAGTACCGTGAAACCCTATGAATGTCAGCGCTGTGGCCGATACTTCCGGGATCACACAGCCCTGGGAGTGCACATGCGGACACATACTGGGGAGAGACCCTATGAATGTCAGCAGTGTGGGAAAACCTTTAGATATGTTGGAAATCTGCGAGAACATGTGACAATACATACGGGGGAGAGACCCCATAAATGTCAGGAGTGTGGGGAGGCCTTCAGGTATAACTCATGCCTGCGAGAACATGTGAGGAAACACACTGGCGAGAGACCCTATAAATGTCAGGAGTGTGGGGAAGCCTTCATTCGACACCACACCCTCGTACGCCATACTGCGAGGAGGCACTCAGGGGACGGACACTTGGAATGTAAGGAGTGTGGGGCAACTTTCAGGAAGCATCGACTTTTTCAACGTCACATGGCCACACACAATGTAGCAGAACCCTATGAATGCGAGGCGTGTGGCAAAGCCTTC
Proteins encoded:
- the LOC115285173 gene encoding zinc finger protein 501-like, yielding MQEGLLRTPLVERGCERTEGHQGGEILDPVRRLPVHEGYPTGSKSCECAKCRDGFFPEKLGRSPPSLKPSPREDCGPACSSISIISTRVDTDLVEKPCEGLNTGRTSETYAEHLSRKKSLECKKCGKAFTGTATFQGHVQGHCGQSVHACDVCGKAFRHHSDLARHVKTHTGKRPYRCPECRRTFEDMSGLQKHVRTHAWENPYKCQLCGQSFPVQLSFLVHVRSHTRDRPLKCKECGETFKKHLPFEHHMSTHNVVKPYECQECGKTFKYHPDLRVHMSTHTGERPYECEECGKSFRKYGHLKCHMTTHSTVKPYECQRCGRYFRDHTALGVHMRTHTGERPYECQQCGKTFRYVGNLREHVTIHTGERPHKCQECGEAFRYNSCLREHVRKHTGERPYKCQECGEAFIRHHTLVRHTARRHSGDGHLECKECGATFRKHRLFQRHMATHNVAEPYECEACGKAFRHHKDLRTHARTHTGGKP